In Chiroxiphia lanceolata isolate bChiLan1 chromosome 9, bChiLan1.pri, whole genome shotgun sequence, one DNA window encodes the following:
- the LOC116791167 gene encoding fatty-acid amide hydrolase 1-like encodes MRVPLPALLGGSAALLLLLLRWRRRRGLWRKVAEAQQRQERSLVQMETAAQRFREQNPSVNVVSILSLPLPELSKKLRDGSLPLDHVFYAYVGKALQIATETNCITEYLQESETQLRKAKLTGKQGLLYGVPVSIKDSIDCQGHDSTMGFIKNLNKPAAEDSVVVQVLRRQGAIPFVKTNVPQSLISYDCKNIIFGQTRNPLLYTRTPGGSSGGEGALVGGGGSILGIGTDVGGSLRFPAAFCGVCALKPTGNRLSKRGVLSGVVGQKAVAAAVGPLAKDVESLALCLRALLCEDMFSLDSTVPPLPFNEEVYSSTQPLRIGYYETDFFTMPSPAMRRAVREMKQLLEEAGHTLVPFELTNVDYMIFNFCVRGMFADGGTSFIKKFNGELEKVGTELLFWLAKSPRWLKTLLSWIAKPFVPRFSSIIANMRANTVDEVWSLHHEIEDFCHQFIAQWKKLNLDVMLCPMLGPALSIGYPGKLSVAVSYTMLYNVLDFPAGVVPVTMVTDEDEEELKDYKGYYRDWWDRTLAKAFGGSVGMPVAVQCVALPWQEELCLRFMKEVERLALKKNSFF; translated from the exons ATGCGGGTCCCGCTGCCCGCCCTGCTCGGCGGCTCGGCcgccctcctgctgctgctgctgcgatggcggcggcggcgggggctcTGGAGGAAGGTGGCGGAGGCGCAGCAGCGGCAGGAGCGCAGCCTGGTGCAGATGGAGACGGCAGCGCAGCGCTTTCGGGAGCAG AATCCTTCTGTGAATGTAGTCTCcatcctctctctgcctttgccGGAGCTGTCCAAGAAACTCCGTGATGGCTCCCTCCCTCTGGACCACGTCTTCTATGCCTATGTGGGCAAG GCCCTCCAAATCGCCACAGAAACCAACTGCATCACGGAGTATCTGCAGGAGAGCGAGACCCAGCTCCGGAAGGCGAAGCTGACGGGGAAGCAAGGTTTGCTCTACGGGGTGCCAGTCAGCATCAAAGACTCCATCGACTGCCAG GGTCACGATTCCACCATGGGTTTTATAAAGAACCTCAATAAACCCGCAGCAGAGGACAGTGTGGTGGTGCAGGTGCTCAGGAGACAGGGGGCAATTCCATTTGTCAAAACCAATGTTCCCCAGTCCCTCATCAG CTATGACTGCAAGAACATAATCTTTGGTCAGACGCGCAACCCTCTGCTCTACACCAGAACTCCCGGAGGCTCCTCTGGTGGAGAAGGGGCACTTGTAGGAGGTGGTGGCTCCATCTTGGGCATTGGGACGGATGTAGGAGGGAGCCTACgttttcctgctgccttctgtGGGGTCTGTGCACTCAAACCCACCGGGAACAGACTCAG TAAAAGAGGAGTACTGTCTGGAGTCGTTGGGCAGAAGGCAG tggctgcagcagtggggcCATTGGCAAAAGACGTGGAGAGCCTGGCGCTGTGCCTGCGGGCGCTGCTGTGCGAGGACATGTTCAGCCTGGACAGCACAGTGCCACCCCTTCCCTTCAATGAAGAG GTGTATTCCAGCACGCAGCCCCTCCGCATAGGGTACTATGAGACCGATTTCTTCACCATGCCGAGCCCTGCCATGAGACGTGCCGTCCGGGAGATGAAGCAGCTCTTGGAGGAGGCCGGCCACACG CTGGTGCCCTTCGAACTCACAAATGTggactacatgatctttaaCTTCTGCGTCAGGGGAATGTTTGCAGATGGAGGCACTTCCTTTATCAAGAAATT CAATGGGGAACTTGAAAAAGTcggcacagagctgctcttctgGTTGGCAAAGTCACCACGCTGGTTGAAAACTCTCCTCTCCTGGATTGCCAAACCTTTC GTACCTCGATTTTCAAGTATCATAGCAAATATGAGAGCAAA CACAGTGGATGAAGTCTGGAGTCTTCATCACGAAATCGAG GACTTTTGTCACCAGTTCATTGCCCAGTGGAAAAAGCTGAATCTGGATGTCATGCTCTGTCCCATGCTGGGCCCAGCCCTCAGCATCGGCTACCCTGGGAAGCTCTCAG TGGCAGTCAGCTACACCATGCTCTACAATGTCTTGGACTTCCCCGCTGGCGTGGTCCCTGTCACGATGGTGAcggatgaggatgaggaggagctgAAGGACTACAAGGGCTACTATCGGGATTGGTGGGACCGGACCCTGGCAAAG GCCTTTGGTGGCAGCGTGGGGATGCCCGTGGCCGTGCAGTGCGTGGCCTTGCCgtggcaggaggagctgtgcctgcgGTTCATGAAGGAGGTGGAGAGACTCGCTCTGAAGAAGAACAGTTTCTTCTGA